A window of Ipomoea triloba cultivar NCNSP0323 chromosome 2, ASM357664v1 contains these coding sequences:
- the LOC116006034 gene encoding peroxidase 3-like, which yields MDKVGNYGFLVLCILGMVGSGYAQLEMNFYAKSCPKAEKLIQDYVRQHIPNAPSLSATLLRMHFHDCFVRGCDASVLLNFTSATGNQTEKVAPPNVSLRGFDFIDRVKSVVEKECPGVVSCADIVALVARDSVVTIGGPFWNVPTGRRDGRISNASEATSIPAPTSNFTNLQRLFGNQGLDLTDLVVLSGAHTIGVSHCSSFSSRLYNFTGVFGTQDPSLDSEYATNLRTRKCRSVNDTTTIVEMDPGSFRTFDLSYYKLVLKRRGLFQSDAALLTNPTARSLVSQLAGGSLASFNAQFATSMEKMGRIQVKTGSAGEIRRNCAVVNS from the exons ATGGATAAGGTGGGCAATTATGGGTTTcttgttttgtgtattctgggAATGGTGGGCTCTGGGTATGCTCAGTTGGAGATGAATTTCTATGCAAAATCGTGTCCCAAAGCGGAGAAACTCATCCAGGATTATGTCAGACAGCACATTCCAAATGCTCCTTCTCTGTCGGCTACTTTGTTAAGAATGCATTTCCATGATTGCTTTGTCAGG GGTTGCGATGCATCTGTGCTTCTGAATTTCACGTCGGCCACCGGAAACCAAACGGAGAAAGTGGCGCCGCCGAATGTGTCGCTGAGAGGGTTCGATTTTATCGACAGAGTGAAGAGCGTGGTGGAGAAAGAGTGCCCTGGAGTTGTGTCCTGTGCGGATATTGTTGCTCTGGTTGCAAGAGACTCTGTTGTCACCATT GGAGGGCCTTTCTGGAATGTCCCCACCGGCCGGAGAGACGGCCGGATTTCCAACGCCTCAGAAGCCACCAGCATTCCGGCGCCGACCAGCAACTTCACTAACCTCCAGAGGCTCTTTGGCAACCAGGGTCTTGATCTTACAGACTTGGTCGTACTATCTg gAGCTCATACAATTGGAGTATCCCATTGCTCCTCATTTTCCTCTCGTTTATACAACTTCACCGGGGTGTTTGGGACCCAAGACCCATCGTTAGACAGCGAATACGCGACAAATTTGAGGACGAGGAAATGCCGGTCGGTTAACGACACCACAACCATAGTAGAAATGGATCCGGGGAGTTTCCGGACGTTTGATCTCAGTTACTATAAGCTCGTGCTCAAGAGAAGAGGATTGTTCCAGTCCGATGCAGCCTTATTAACCAACCCAACAGCAAGATCGTTGGTCAGCCAGCTAGCTGGAGGATCGCTAGCAAGTTTCAATGCTCAATTTGCCACGTCCATGGAGAAAATGGGGAGGATTCAGGTGAAGACGGGGAGCGCCGGCGAGATTAGGAGAAACTGTGCGGTTGTGAACAGTTGA